The following are from one region of the Streptomyces tuirus genome:
- a CDS encoding acetyl-CoA C-acetyltransferase, which produces MPEAVIVSAARSPIGRAFKGSLKDVRPDDLTATIIQAALARVPELDPRDIDDLMLGCGLPGGEQGHNLGRVVAVQMGMDHLPGCTVTRYCSSSLQTSRMALHAIKAGEGDVFISAGVETVSRYAKGNSDSLPDTHNPLFADAEARTAAVAASEGSTWHDPREDGLLPDPYIAMGQTAENLARVKGVTRQDMDEFGVRSQNLAEEAIKNGFWEREITPVTLPDGTVVSTDDGPRAGVTLEGVQGLKPVFRPDGMVTAANCCPLNDGAAALVIMSDTKARELGLTPLARIVSTGVSGLSPEIMGLGPVEASKQALRRAGLGIGDIDLVEINEAFAAQVIPSYRDLGIPLEKLNVNGGAIAVGHPFGMTGARITTTLINSLQFHDKQFGLETMCVGGGQGMAMVIERLS; this is translated from the coding sequence ATGCCCGAAGCCGTGATCGTCTCAGCCGCCCGCTCCCCCATCGGCCGCGCCTTCAAGGGCTCCCTGAAGGACGTGCGGCCGGACGACCTGACCGCCACGATCATCCAGGCCGCGCTGGCCAGGGTCCCCGAGCTGGACCCGAGGGACATCGACGACCTGATGCTCGGCTGCGGCCTGCCCGGCGGCGAGCAGGGCCACAACCTCGGCCGCGTCGTCGCCGTGCAGATGGGCATGGACCACCTGCCGGGCTGCACCGTCACCCGGTACTGCTCCTCCTCCCTGCAGACCTCCCGGATGGCCCTGCACGCCATCAAGGCCGGTGAGGGCGATGTCTTCATCTCGGCCGGTGTCGAGACGGTCTCCCGCTACGCCAAGGGCAACTCCGACAGCCTTCCGGACACGCACAACCCCCTGTTCGCCGACGCCGAGGCCCGGACCGCCGCGGTCGCCGCGTCCGAGGGCTCGACCTGGCACGACCCGCGCGAGGACGGCCTGCTGCCCGACCCGTACATCGCGATGGGCCAGACCGCCGAGAACCTGGCCCGCGTCAAGGGCGTCACCCGCCAGGACATGGACGAGTTCGGCGTCCGCTCGCAGAACCTCGCCGAGGAAGCCATCAAGAACGGCTTCTGGGAGCGCGAGATCACCCCGGTCACCCTCCCCGACGGCACGGTCGTCTCCACGGACGACGGCCCCCGCGCCGGCGTCACCCTGGAGGGCGTGCAGGGCCTCAAGCCGGTCTTCCGCCCCGACGGCATGGTCACGGCCGCCAACTGCTGCCCGCTGAACGACGGCGCCGCGGCCCTCGTGATCATGTCCGACACCAAGGCCCGCGAGCTCGGCCTCACGCCGCTCGCCCGGATCGTGTCGACCGGCGTCTCCGGCCTCTCGCCCGAGATCATGGGCCTCGGCCCGGTCGAGGCGAGCAAGCAGGCCCTGCGGCGCGCCGGGCTGGGCATCGGCGACATCGACCTGGTCGAGATCAACGAGGCGTTCGCCGCCCAGGTGATCCCCTCCTACCGCGACCTGGGCATCCCGCTGGAGAAGCTGAACGTCAACGGCGGTGCCATCGCCGTCGGCCACCCGTTCGGCATGACCGGCGCCCGCATCACCACCACGCTCATCAACTCCCTCCAGTTCCACGACAAGCAGTTCGGCCTGGAGACGATGTGCGTCGGCGGCGGCCAGGGCATGGCCATGGTCATCGAGCGCCTCAGCTGA
- a CDS encoding cystathionine beta-synthase codes for MQFHDSMISLVGNTPLVKLNSVTKGIRATVLAKVEYFNPGGSVKDRIALRMIEAAEESGALKPGGTIVEPTSGNTGVGLAIVAQQKGYKCIFVCPDKVSTDKINVLRAYGAEVVVCPTAVDPEHPDSYYNVSDRLVRETPGAWKPDQYSNPNNPLSHYHSTGPELWEQTEGKITHFVAGVGTGGTISGTGRYLKEISGGSVKVVGADPEGSVYSGGSGRPYLVEGVGEDFWPTAYDRTVADEIVAVSDKDSFQMTRRLAKEEGLLVGGSCGMAVVAALEVAERLGPDDVVVVLLPDSGRGYLSKIFNDEWMADYGFLEDTGPSARVADVLNDKEGDRMPSLVHMHPEETVGQAIDVLREYGVSQMPVVKPGAGHPDVMAAEVVGSVVERELLDALFSKNASLEDPLEKHMSGPLPQVGSGEPVADLMAVLGKADAAIVLVEGKPTGVVSRQDLLSFLARTGK; via the coding sequence GTGCAGTTCCACGACTCGATGATCAGCCTCGTCGGCAACACCCCGCTGGTGAAGCTCAACAGCGTGACCAAGGGCATCAGGGCGACCGTCCTGGCCAAGGTGGAGTACTTCAACCCCGGCGGTTCCGTGAAGGACCGCATCGCCCTGCGCATGATCGAGGCGGCGGAGGAGAGCGGCGCTCTCAAGCCCGGCGGCACGATCGTCGAGCCGACCAGCGGCAACACCGGCGTCGGGCTCGCCATCGTGGCGCAGCAGAAGGGGTACAAGTGCATCTTCGTGTGCCCCGACAAGGTGAGCACCGACAAGATCAACGTGCTGCGCGCGTACGGCGCCGAGGTCGTGGTCTGCCCGACGGCCGTGGACCCCGAGCACCCCGACTCGTACTACAACGTCTCCGACCGGCTGGTCCGTGAGACGCCGGGGGCCTGGAAGCCCGACCAGTACTCCAACCCCAACAACCCGCTCTCCCACTACCACTCCACCGGTCCGGAGCTGTGGGAGCAGACGGAGGGGAAGATCACCCACTTCGTGGCGGGCGTGGGCACCGGCGGCACCATCTCCGGGACCGGCCGCTATCTGAAGGAGATCAGCGGCGGCTCCGTGAAGGTCGTCGGCGCGGACCCCGAGGGGTCCGTCTACTCCGGCGGCTCCGGCCGGCCCTACCTCGTCGAGGGCGTCGGCGAGGACTTCTGGCCGACCGCCTATGACCGGACCGTCGCCGACGAGATCGTCGCGGTGTCCGACAAGGACTCCTTCCAGATGACCCGCCGCCTCGCCAAGGAGGAGGGCCTGCTCGTCGGCGGCTCCTGCGGCATGGCCGTCGTGGCCGCGCTGGAGGTCGCCGAGCGGCTAGGGCCGGACGACGTCGTCGTGGTCCTGCTGCCGGACAGCGGCCGCGGCTACCTCAGCAAGATCTTCAACGACGAGTGGATGGCCGACTACGGCTTCCTGGAGGACACGGGCCCGAGCGCCCGCGTCGCCGACGTCCTGAACGACAAGGAGGGCGACCGCATGCCCTCCCTCGTCCACATGCACCCGGAGGAGACCGTCGGTCAGGCCATCGACGTGCTGCGCGAGTACGGCGTCTCGCAGATGCCGGTCGTCAAGCCCGGCGCAGGACACCCCGACGTGATGGCGGCCGAGGTCGTCGGCTCGGTCGTGGAACGCGAGCTGCTGGACGCGCTGTTCAGCAAGAACGCCTCGCTGGAGGACCCGCTGGAGAAGCACATGTCCGGCCCGCTGCCCCAGGTCGGCTCCGGCGAACCGGTCGCGGACCTGATGGCCGTGCTGGGCAAGGCCGACGCGGCGATCGTCCTCGTCGAGGGCAAGCCGACCGGTGTGGTCAGCCGCCAGGACCTGCTGTCCTTCCTGGCCCGCACGGGGAAGTGA
- a CDS encoding SGNH/GDSL hydrolase family protein yields MTSMSRARVARRIAAGAAYGGGGVGLAGAAAVGLVLAEVQLARRRVGNGTSPHVPHADGLYGRTYAGPVEAPLRLTMLGDSTAAGQGVHRGGQTPGALLASGLAALAERPVELRTVATPGARSDDLDRQVALVLADPGPVPDICVIMVGANDVTHRMPPTRSVRHLASAVRRLRTAGAEVVVGTCPDLGTIEPVRQPLRWLARRASRQLAAAQTIGVVEQGGRTVSLGDLLGPEFAENPRELFGPDSYHPSAEGYATAAMAVLPTVCASLGLWPAEEERPDASRREGFLPVARAAAEAASEAGTEVAAAMPSGPRGPWALLKRRRRRRVPEQEPAPASPSN; encoded by the coding sequence ATGACGAGCATGTCGAGGGCGAGGGTGGCCCGGCGGATCGCCGCCGGCGCGGCGTACGGCGGCGGCGGGGTCGGGCTGGCCGGGGCGGCGGCGGTCGGGCTGGTGCTGGCCGAGGTGCAGCTGGCGCGGCGCCGGGTGGGCAACGGCACGTCTCCTCATGTGCCGCACGCGGACGGGCTGTACGGCCGTACGTACGCCGGTCCGGTCGAGGCACCGCTGAGGCTGACGATGCTGGGCGACTCCACGGCCGCGGGCCAGGGCGTGCACCGGGGCGGGCAGACGCCGGGAGCGCTGCTGGCGTCGGGGCTCGCGGCGCTGGCCGAGCGGCCGGTGGAGCTGCGCACGGTGGCGACTCCGGGGGCCCGTTCGGACGACCTGGACCGCCAGGTGGCCCTGGTGCTCGCCGATCCCGGTCCGGTGCCCGACATCTGCGTGATCATGGTCGGGGCGAACGACGTCACCCACCGCATGCCCCCGACCCGCTCGGTCCGCCATCTCGCCTCGGCGGTCCGTCGGCTGCGCACGGCCGGTGCGGAGGTGGTGGTCGGCACCTGCCCCGACCTCGGCACGATCGAGCCGGTGCGGCAGCCCTTGCGCTGGCTGGCCCGGCGGGCCTCACGCCAGCTGGCGGCCGCTCAGACGATCGGGGTCGTCGAACAGGGCGGCCGCACGGTGTCCCTGGGCGACCTGCTGGGCCCCGAGTTCGCCGAGAATCCGCGCGAGCTCTTCGGCCCGGACAGCTACCACCCCTCCGCCGAGGGCTACGCGACGGCGGCGATGGCGGTCCTGCCGACCGTCTGTGCCTCCCTGGGCCTGTGGCCCGCCGAGGAGGAACGCCCGGACGCCTCCCGCCGCGAGGGCTTCCTGCCGGTGGCACGGGCGGCCGCGGAGGCCGCCTCGGAGGCGGGGACGGAGGTCGCGGCGGCGATGCCGAGCGGACCGCGCGGACCGTGGGCCCTGCTGAAGCGCCGGCGGCGCCGGCGGGTCCCCGAGCAGGAACCGGCCCCCGCGAGCCCTTCGAACTGA
- a CDS encoding helix-turn-helix transcriptional regulator produces the protein MDGELGDFLRSRRARIQPEEVGLPSYGRRRVPGLRREEVAQLAGVSVDYYVRLEQGRGPGAPSRTRSGGVSDAVLDAIARVLRLDEAEHEYLRAVARPRRQDGYGPAAPRVRPGVQLLLDGMDRHPAYVLDHRMDVLAWNPLADAVLGFGGADGLSLPRRLFLDPASRGLYPDWAEVTAQMVAHLRLQAGHHPGDPATGELVAELARASEEFRRLWGDHLVKPCDYGVKLLRHPVAGLLTLPYETLTIPAAPDQTIVVYAPEPGSETAERLQLLGSWKA, from the coding sequence ATGGACGGAGAACTGGGAGACTTCCTGCGCTCGCGCCGCGCCCGGATCCAGCCGGAGGAGGTGGGGCTGCCGTCGTACGGCCGCCGCCGCGTCCCGGGTCTGCGCCGCGAGGAGGTGGCGCAGCTGGCCGGGGTGAGCGTCGACTACTACGTCCGCCTCGAACAGGGCAGGGGGCCCGGGGCTCCCTCCCGGACCAGGTCCGGGGGTGTCTCGGACGCCGTGCTGGACGCGATCGCCCGGGTGCTGCGGCTGGACGAGGCCGAGCACGAGTACCTGCGGGCGGTGGCCCGGCCGCGCCGGCAGGACGGGTACGGGCCGGCCGCGCCCCGGGTGCGCCCGGGGGTCCAGTTGCTCCTGGACGGCATGGACCGCCATCCCGCCTACGTCCTGGACCACCGCATGGACGTCCTGGCCTGGAACCCCCTCGCCGACGCCGTGCTCGGCTTCGGCGGCGCGGACGGCCTCAGCCTGCCGCGCCGTCTCTTCCTCGACCCCGCCTCGCGCGGGCTCTACCCGGACTGGGCCGAGGTCACCGCCCAGATGGTCGCGCACCTGCGCCTGCAGGCGGGCCACCATCCCGGCGACCCCGCCACGGGGGAGCTCGTCGCCGAACTCGCCCGGGCGAGCGAGGAGTTCCGCCGGCTGTGGGGGGACCACCTGGTCAAGCCCTGCGACTACGGCGTGAAGCTCCTGCGGCACCCGGTCGCGGGCCTGCTGACCCTCCCCTACGAGACCCTCACCATCCCGGCGGCGCCCGACCAGACGATCGTGGTGTACGCGCCCGAGCCCGGGTCCGAGACGGCGGAGCGGCTCCAGTTGCTGGGAAGCTGGAAGGCGTAG
- a CDS encoding SDR family oxidoreductase, producing the protein MSYDNLAGRTAVVTGAASGIGEAVAVLLAARGARVALVARRAERLTEVAAKIRADGGQALAVAADVTDETSVADAAAGIHAEYGTVDLVVNCAGVMLPHPVDARRSDEWQRMLDTNVSGVLRMIGAFTEDLVSAAADGRTADIVNISSIAAHLSFPSYAVYGATKAAVTYLSEALRGEFGPRDVRVTNIEPGFVESELRTHIADADLSRQVEGMLDEVGALSAEELADLVAYATSRPRRVNLRQIIALPTRQV; encoded by the coding sequence ATGTCGTACGACAACCTGGCCGGCCGTACCGCCGTCGTCACCGGAGCCGCGAGCGGGATCGGCGAGGCCGTCGCCGTGCTGCTGGCCGCCCGGGGCGCCCGGGTCGCGCTGGTCGCCCGGCGGGCGGAACGGCTGACCGAGGTCGCGGCGAAGATCCGGGCCGACGGCGGGCAGGCCCTGGCCGTCGCCGCGGACGTCACCGACGAGACGTCCGTCGCGGACGCCGCGGCGGGCATCCACGCGGAGTACGGGACCGTCGACCTGGTCGTGAACTGCGCCGGCGTCATGCTGCCCCACCCCGTCGACGCCCGGCGCTCCGACGAGTGGCAGCGGATGCTCGACACCAACGTCTCCGGGGTGCTGCGGATGATCGGCGCCTTCACCGAGGACCTGGTGAGCGCCGCCGCCGACGGCCGTACGGCCGACATCGTGAACATCTCGTCCATCGCCGCGCACCTCAGCTTCCCGAGCTACGCGGTCTACGGCGCGACCAAGGCCGCCGTCACCTATCTGTCGGAGGCCCTGCGCGGGGAGTTCGGGCCCCGGGACGTCCGGGTCACCAACATCGAGCCCGGGTTCGTGGAGAGCGAACTGCGCACCCACATCGCGGACGCGGACCTGTCCCGGCAGGTCGAGGGCATGCTCGACGAGGTGGGCGCCCTGTCCGCGGAGGAACTGGCCGACCTCGTGGCCTACGCGACGAGCCGGCCGCGCCGGGTCAACCTGCGGCAGATCATCGCGCTGCCGACGCGGCAGGTCTGA
- a CDS encoding MurR/RpiR family transcriptional regulator: MSVTDSPAARLQALFEGHRLTPTQRRIAHSMVRRAAEVPFLSSVELAELAGVSQPSVTRFAVALGFDGYPALRRHLREVAPAEPAAEAGSHNEYQQAVEAEIENLRHLAEALADPGPVQRAGRLLAASRPLLVLGLRAAAAQAHGFAYFAAKVHPDVRLLGEGGTMLQDRIDAAVRAGASALLCFALPRHPREVVDTLAYAKEAGLTVVTVADSAFAPVAKVSDLLLPAAVGTGLAFDTACAPMLLGRVLLEAMCDDLPQAQSRLEEFDTKAAARGLFVD, encoded by the coding sequence ATGAGCGTGACCGACAGCCCTGCCGCGCGGCTGCAGGCGCTCTTCGAGGGCCACCGGCTGACGCCCACCCAGCGGCGCATCGCGCACAGTATGGTGCGGCGCGCCGCCGAGGTGCCGTTCCTGTCGAGCGTGGAGCTCGCCGAGCTGGCCGGGGTCAGCCAGCCGTCCGTGACCCGGTTCGCCGTCGCCCTCGGCTTCGACGGCTACCCCGCCCTGCGCCGCCATCTGCGCGAGGTCGCCCCCGCCGAGCCCGCGGCGGAGGCCGGGTCCCACAACGAGTACCAGCAGGCCGTCGAGGCCGAGATCGAGAACCTGCGGCACCTGGCGGAGGCACTGGCCGACCCGGGCCCCGTCCAGCGCGCGGGGCGCCTCCTCGCGGCCTCCCGGCCGCTGCTCGTCCTCGGCCTGCGGGCCGCTGCCGCCCAGGCCCACGGCTTCGCCTACTTCGCCGCCAAGGTGCATCCCGACGTACGGCTGCTCGGCGAGGGCGGCACGATGCTGCAGGACCGCATCGACGCCGCCGTCCGGGCTGGCGCGAGCGCACTGCTCTGTTTCGCGCTGCCCCGGCACCCCCGCGAGGTCGTCGACACCCTCGCCTACGCCAAGGAGGCCGGGCTGACCGTCGTCACGGTCGCCGACTCCGCCTTCGCGCCCGTCGCCAAGGTGTCCGACCTGCTGCTGCCCGCCGCCGTCGGCACCGGCCTCGCCTTCGACACGGCCTGCGCGCCGATGCTGCTCGGCCGGGTGCTGCTGGAGGCCATGTGCGACGACCTGCC